One segment of Ktedonobacterales bacterium DNA contains the following:
- a CDS encoding 4Fe-4S dicluster domain-containing protein has product MVEPSVWRNDWAILESQDFQQLIDALLKRGYCVLGPTVRDRAIVYDEVRSATDLPIGYTDEQDGGIYRLKKRADRAFFGYAVGPQSWKHFLSPPTLRLWQARKDEGGFHLEQDEQEIPKFAFLGVRSCELHAIAIQDKVFMHGPYVDLVYQARREQALIIAINCAQAGGTCFCVSMQTGPKVTDGFDLALTEILDGERHYFVVEAGTALGGEILEELPHHKATDQEKAAAEQTVERTTSQMGRTLDTTDIKELLYRNLEHPRWDDVARRCLTCANCTMVCPTCFCTTVEDVTDLTGELAERWRRWDSCFTMDFTYTAGNSIRGSTKARYRQWMTHKLASWIDQFGTSGCVGCGRCITWCPVGIDITEEARAIRKTSGAGSSSGTEE; this is encoded by the coding sequence ATGGTTGAACCATCTGTGTGGAGGAACGACTGGGCGATTCTGGAATCTCAGGATTTTCAGCAGTTGATCGACGCGCTTTTGAAGAGGGGATACTGTGTGCTTGGGCCAACGGTGCGCGACCGCGCTATTGTCTATGATGAAGTGAGATCAGCAACGGATCTACCCATTGGCTACACCGATGAGCAAGATGGCGGCATCTATCGGCTGAAGAAACGCGCAGATCGGGCGTTCTTCGGCTATGCGGTGGGGCCGCAATCCTGGAAACACTTTCTCTCTCCTCCTACACTTCGGCTCTGGCAGGCGCGTAAGGATGAGGGTGGTTTCCATCTGGAACAAGATGAGCAAGAAATTCCTAAATTCGCTTTCCTGGGGGTTCGCTCGTGCGAACTGCACGCTATCGCCATCCAGGACAAGGTATTTATGCACGGTCCGTATGTTGATCTGGTCTATCAAGCGCGCCGGGAACAGGCTCTGATTATCGCCATCAACTGCGCCCAGGCAGGAGGCACCTGCTTCTGTGTTTCCATGCAAACTGGACCCAAAGTAACTGACGGCTTTGATCTGGCTCTGACGGAGATATTGGATGGCGAGCGCCATTACTTTGTGGTCGAGGCTGGCACCGCTTTGGGAGGAGAGATTCTGGAGGAGCTTCCTCACCACAAGGCAACCGACCAAGAAAAAGCAGCCGCGGAGCAGACGGTGGAGCGCACTACCAGCCAGATGGGCCGAACCCTTGATACGACAGACATTAAAGAACTGCTCTATCGCAACCTGGAGCATCCCCGCTGGGACGATGTTGCCAGGCGCTGCCTGACCTGCGCGAATTGCACGATGGTCTGCCCGACCTGTTTTTGCACCACAGTTGAAGATGTCACCGATCTCACCGGGGAACTCGCCGAGCGCTGGCGCCGATGGGACTCCTGCTTCACGATGGATTTTACCTATACCGCTGGAAACAGCATTCGCGGTTCAACGAAAGCCCGCTATCGCCAGTGGATGACGCATAAGCTGGCAAGCTGGATTGACCAGTTCGGTACCTCCGGCTGTGTGGGGTGCGGGCGCTGTATTACGTGGTGCCCGGTGGGCATTGATATTACCGAAGAGGCTCGTGCGATCCGCAAAACCAGCGGCGCTGGTTCCTCTTCAGGAACGGAGGAGTAA
- a CDS encoding cyclic nucleotide-binding domain-containing protein, which yields MRGFDALLPEQVFFQGMSPHALDTIAGCASNVRFAADEWIFQEGEDASRFYLLRHGKVALKAFVPGRGEVTIQTIEAGDVLGWSWLFPPYQWHFGARALELTRVIAFDGACLRMKAEADHDLGYELLKRFSQTIIERLQATRLQLLDVYGVHA from the coding sequence ATGCGCGGATTCGATGCGCTGCTGCCAGAGCAGGTATTCTTTCAAGGCATGAGCCCCCACGCACTTGACACCATCGCGGGCTGCGCCTCCAATGTGCGCTTCGCCGCCGACGAATGGATTTTCCAGGAGGGCGAAGACGCCTCCAGGTTTTATCTACTTCGTCATGGGAAGGTGGCGCTAAAAGCCTTTGTGCCTGGGCGCGGAGAAGTGACCATCCAAACGATTGAAGCAGGTGACGTGCTGGGCTGGTCGTGGCTCTTTCCCCCCTATCAGTGGCATTTCGGGGCAAGGGCGCTGGAATTGACGCGAGTCATCGCCTTTGATGGGGCTTGCCTGCGGATGAAGGCGGAAGCCGACCATGATCTGGGCTACGAACTGCTCAAGCGTTTTTCTCAGACGATCATCGAGCGGCTTCAGGCCACCCGGCTCCAATTGCTCGATGTCTATGGCGTTCATGCGTGA
- a CDS encoding CBS domain-containing protein → MLVRNIMVEHVVTVQEGDTLEHAALLMQQGRFRHLPVVQRLPQQKEVQPSSLSYPPPKPPVAVIGMLSDRDLPCGRAGAVPLEQLRGQQVREVMHQPVITVSPDTPVEYAANLMAENAIGCLPVVNEAENGRLVGIITESDLFHALVRLLGAQGPSTRLRLLLPSHDPIELGRVLLLLGHEHLHLAGLLTEPADAEGRWPVTLRVRTIYPEPLMQKLRAGGVEIVQPASPEEG, encoded by the coding sequence ATGCTGGTCAGGAATATTATGGTCGAGCATGTCGTCACTGTTCAGGAAGGAGATACCCTGGAACATGCCGCGCTGCTCATGCAGCAGGGGCGCTTTCGGCATCTCCCCGTGGTGCAGCGCCTCCCGCAGCAGAAAGAAGTGCAACCATCGTCGCTGAGCTATCCACCTCCCAAACCCCCGGTCGCCGTCATCGGCATGCTCTCCGACCGCGATCTACCCTGCGGCAGAGCGGGGGCCGTTCCCCTGGAGCAATTGCGTGGGCAGCAGGTGCGCGAGGTGATGCACCAGCCCGTCATCACCGTCAGTCCAGACACGCCGGTAGAGTATGCTGCCAACCTGATGGCGGAGAACGCCATCGGGTGCCTGCCCGTAGTGAATGAGGCAGAGAATGGCCGGTTGGTTGGCATCATCACGGAAAGTGATCTGTTCCACGCGCTGGTCCGGCTCCTGGGAGCGCAGGGACCCAGCACGCGCCTTCGATTGCTGCTGCCGAGCCACGATCCTATCGAGCTGGGCCGGGTCTTGCTGCTGCTGGGGCACGAACATCTCCATCTGGCGGGGCTGCTGACTGAGCCAGCCGATGCAGAAGGGCGCTGGCCAGTGACACTGCGCGTGCGCACGATCTATCCCGAACCGTTGATGCAGAAACTGCGGGCCGGAGGGGTCGAGATCGTGCAACCAGCCTCCCCAGAGGAGGGCTAA
- a CDS encoding FAD/NAD(P)-binding protein — MSAIRANPMAPDPWRIERIRRETPDTFTMELGPVVGETTRPFAAGQFNMLYVFGVGEVPISISGDPTRGTSLVHTVRAVGAVTRVMCALKRHDVLGVRGPFGSQWPLREAEGLDVVMVAGGLGLAPLRPAIYQILARRTQYGRVALLYGARTPADLLYRRELYRWGARADMDVQVTVDRGDNAWRGNVGVVPRFIATAQFDPLDTMALVCGPEIMMHFTLLELQKRGLTAEQIFLSLERNMKCALGFCGHCQFGPFFECKDGPVFRYDTIQRWFGKREV, encoded by the coding sequence ATGTCGGCAATACGAGCCAATCCGATGGCCCCCGATCCCTGGAGGATCGAGCGTATCCGGCGAGAAACGCCCGACACCTTCACGATGGAGCTTGGGCCGGTGGTAGGGGAAACTACCCGGCCTTTTGCGGCGGGGCAGTTCAATATGCTCTATGTCTTTGGCGTAGGTGAGGTGCCCATCTCGATCAGCGGCGACCCCACCAGGGGAACATCGCTGGTGCACACGGTTCGCGCGGTCGGGGCCGTCACCAGAGTGATGTGTGCACTGAAACGTCACGATGTGCTTGGGGTGCGCGGGCCGTTTGGCAGCCAGTGGCCCCTTCGGGAAGCCGAGGGCCTCGATGTGGTCATGGTGGCAGGTGGTCTTGGGCTGGCGCCGCTCCGCCCGGCCATCTACCAGATCCTGGCCCGGCGCACGCAGTATGGCCGGGTGGCGCTGCTCTATGGCGCGCGCACGCCTGCTGACCTGCTCTATCGTCGTGAGCTGTATCGCTGGGGTGCCCGCGCGGATATGGATGTGCAAGTCACGGTCGATCGTGGCGATAATGCCTGGCGTGGCAATGTGGGCGTGGTGCCTCGGTTTATCGCCACAGCGCAGTTTGACCCGCTCGATACGATGGCTCTGGTCTGTGGGCCGGAAATCATGATGCACTTCACGCTGCTGGAACTTCAGAAGCGCGGGTTAACGGCGGAGCAGATCTTTCTTTCCCTGGAGCGCAACATGAAGTGTGCGCTCGGGTTCTGTGGGCACTGCCAGTTCGGCCCGTTCTTCGAGTGCAAAGATGGTCCGGTGTTCCGCTACGATACGATTCAGCGGTGGTTTGGAAAGCGGGAGGTGTGA